GTGGTGCAACTTTTATCGCTTCAAGGGGGGGTAAAGGAATAAGCTTGAGGGTCTTTCGTATCAATTTTTCAATCTCACGAATGTCGGCTCTTTGATCTGGAGTGGCGAAAGAAATAGCACGCCCTTCCCTGCCTGCCCTGCCCGTGCGGCCAATGCGATGGACATAATCTTCGGATTGATCGGGGAGATCAAAGTTTATGACCATACCAATATTATGCACATCAATCCCGCGTGCGGCGATATCCGTGGCCACTAAAATCCGATAGCGACCCGTTTTAAAGCCTTCGAGAGCTTCTTTTCTCTGGTTGAGTGAGCGGTTGGAATGAATCTCCGCGGCAGAATAACCAATGAAATTAAGATCCCGACAAATCTTTTTGGCGCCATGTTTGGTGCGCGAAAAAACGAGCGCTGTGCCTTCGGATTTGTGAAGGATAGTGGCAAGCAGGGCCAGCTTTAAATCTTTATTCACAATGATAATTTCCTGCTCCACTTGTTCCGCAGCGGTTCCCGAGGGAGCCACTTCGATACGAACTGGAAGCGCCATGTAAGTCGCTGCAATTTTTACAATAGCCGCAGGCATGGTTGCCGAGAAAAGCAGGGTCTGCCTTTGTTTGGGCACCGTCTTTAAAATTTGATTAATTTGTGGGGCAAAACCCATGTCCAGCATGCGGTCGGCTTCATCCAGAACCAGAATTTTAATATCATCCAGTTTGATCGTGCGCTGTTGAAGGTGATCTAAAAGTCTGCCCGGAGTGGCAATAATAATCTGAGGTTTTTTTTGCAAAGCCAACACTTGCTTGTTAAACGATTCCCCGCCAATCAGCACGGCGGTTCCTATCGCCAGAGATCTTCCCATTTTTTCCAGGGTTTCTTCTACCTGCAGGGCAAGTTCTCGAGTTGGCAACAAGATGAGTCCTCGACCTACGATAGATTGCAAACGGTGAAGCATGGGAATGCCAAAGGCCAGCGTCTTCCCCGTACCGGTTTGGGCAATTCCAATAATATCTTTGCCCTCAATTCCTGTGGGGATGGACTGATGCTGAATCGGGGTGGGAATTTTGAATTTTAACTCCTCAAGAATTTTTAGAATGCGGGGGGAAATTCCCAGGCTGGAAAAAGCATGTTCTGATTTTGTGGGTGTCATAAGAATTACTTAGCCTCTATCCCTATACCCACCTGCAAGGCGGGCCTTTTTATATTTTGCGTATAATCCCAGACTAAAAGAATTTTAATTTCAAATTCGTCCGAAGATTCCAGTTTTATTTTTTTTTGAACCACGGTTTCGGCGTAAAGATTATTTTCATCTTTAACCAGTTTAGACGGAGCAATGGTTTCAATCAGCTTCCACCATTCATTCGTATGCGCTTCA
Above is a genomic segment from Deltaproteobacteria bacterium containing:
- a CDS encoding DEAD/DEAH box helicase produces the protein MTPTKSEHAFSSLGISPRILKILEELKFKIPTPIQHQSIPTGIEGKDIIGIAQTGTGKTLAFGIPMLHRLQSIVGRGLILLPTRELALQVEETLEKMGRSLAIGTAVLIGGESFNKQVLALQKKPQIIIATPGRLLDHLQQRTIKLDDIKILVLDEADRMLDMGFAPQINQILKTVPKQRQTLLFSATMPAAIVKIAATYMALPVRIEVAPSGTAAEQVEQEIIIVNKDLKLALLATILHKSEGTALVFSRTKHGAKKICRDLNFIGYSAAEIHSNRSLNQRKEALEGFKTGRYRILVATDIAARGIDVHNIGMVINFDLPDQSEDYVHRIGRTGRAGREGRAISFATPDQRADIREIEKLIRKTLKLIPLPPLEAIKVAPLVPRFRDPRQHQKRTSERGFFKSAKSARPPQSAADSRGHYRGRKN